In Eremothecium gossypii ATCC 10895 chromosome II, complete sequence, the genomic window AATTCTACAAAAGCATGTATATGTATATATAGTCATTCCCTATATCCTTTTAATGTCGCAACAGAGTGGACGGCAGCTAGGGCCGTGGTAAATCAGTAATGGACGTACTGCACATGGGGTCCAGATCAGGACTTCCAGTATTATTACATAGAAATAATATCGAGTTCTTTAATTATAAAGGGAAAAACTAAAAACAAGAGCTACTAAAAGAGTTCAGAGGTGCAGAATGTCCCTCATTCTTTCTATCGAAAGGCTTAACTACATATTCAGCTGCCTTCCTGTCACCTACTTGCCTATATTCCCTACCTTCTAAATTTTAACCCCAGGCTTAATGCTGTTCATTTCCATTAGAGTCATAATATCCTCCCAGCGGTTCCTGAACAGTTGTCGCACCAAGTATATTCGTCGCATACAGGAAAGTCGAATGGTGTAGCTGCTCCAAGTACTGGCTCATGACATCCTGACCAGCTATCGGTTTGGAAAATTTCGCTTGCCGTCTCCTCCTTGATTTGTAGTTGGCATTGGTAGGAGTTTGACTATTGTACTGAGAAGCTGACGAGTCAGTAGACCTTCCCGGGGTGTGACGAGGGCGCCTATCAGCAAGATGCTGTTGCATTGAGGATGGTGCAAGTGGCGGAGGCGCATCGAGCGACCCTGCCGATGAAGTATGGTCTAATGAACCCAAGGAATATTGCTGGTTATAAGACGCTGAGCTGGCAGCATTCGAGTGCTGATTCCTACGGGTTGATTTGGATTTTTTCTTGTGCTTACCGCTTGATGTACCGCTTTCTCTCCGTTTAAATTCGTCCGGAGGAGCAACAATAATATCGATATCCGACGAGCCAGAAGTTGAATATCCAGCGTCATCGTCGTCGCACTCATCACCCTCTTCAACTCCATCACTATAATGGTGTGTATGACCAGTGTCTGGGCTAATCTGAGCAGAGGTCAGGCTAATGCCCAATCCTTCGGCTAATTCCTGATCGCCTACTAGGCTTTGAGATTCTCCAACGCCCCCATTTTTGGAACTATTCATTTGAACACCAGGGAGTACCTCATTATTTTTCGTAAGGTCATCTGAATTAACAATGCCATCTTCTTTCCTTGGCTGCTTTCCTTGCTTCATACTATAGCTTTGTTTTTTGATCTTTTTGTAAAAACGTGAATTCTTGTTTGCGGCCAGGTTTTTATTGACGTTCCCACATCTATCTTTGCCATAACCGATTATTAAATTCTTGTAGCGACCGTCAAATTGCGCGTGAAACTTCTCTAAATTCTTTTCGATCGGCGAGTTCGAATCCTCTACTAGACGGATAGCGTGTGCAATATTCATGAAGTTGACCCAGCAACAATGTCCATCTTCTAAGTAGTTGATTTGCTCGACCTGACCATATTTCGTAAAGTCCTGCCTCAACTGTTCCTCGGTAGGTAATTTATACTTCCCATGATACAACTTGAACTCTGGGTTGTTGATGTATTTTTCCTTGAAAGAATACTCCGGTAGCGAAACGTAAACGTTTCTGCTAGCACCAATGGTGACAGCAAGTGCAATGTTTTTCGGCAACTCACCGCTTGGCTGGCCCCATCCTACGCGCAAAATATTTCCATGCAAAACAATTGGCTCTAGCGAGGCATTTGCATAAAATTGAACTGCAGCTGCTGTTTCGATAAAGGTAACAAAACATATGCGTTTGGAACTTATCCATTTGATCGTTTGTAAGATACCTCCGCGTACAACGTTGCAGATATCTTCTGGTTTCGATCTAGGGTGGATGTTCCCAATATAGACAGTCCTGTTGTTTATACCATTTGCTTGGCTCGCACCTGCTAGGTACTGGCGCTGTAGAGTCTGACCGATAGGGGCGCCCACCATTGGATCCATAAAGTATGAAGGAGATCCCCCGTTACCATCGCTCGGATTGTGAAGTGACATAGGCTGCGGGGGACCTGGCATGAGTTGGCCTTGCATAGGACCACCCATGACTGGTGTGTTGAGGTTGAGCTCTGATGGTACAATCATAGGAGTAGAACCCGAAGAAGAAGGGTCATTCATGAATAAGACGCCCGATAAAGAACTGGAGACACCATGATGGTTGCCTGCGTTAGTGGCATTGGAATCCATTTCTATCAAAGAAGCGGAAGGGCCCAATGTCTTCGATGGTCTCGATATGGTGATCGAGGTTAGGTGTTCTGAATGCTGCTCTATCAGAGGAGTAGGATATTCCGATGGTACAACCTGCAAAGATAACGTATCCAGGCTCAGATCTAAAGAGTGAAACAATGCAGCTAGATCGGCGGTATTCGAAATAGATAAAGAAATGGACGAAACTGAAGAGGTTCGCGAATCTTGTTGCAGGCCGTTAGCAGCGGCAACTGCCTCTTCGTCTGAAAGTTTCGAGTGATGCCCATTGACGTTAACAAACTGAATTCGCGAAATATTCAGTTGACGTTTCTGCGAAGGTTGCTGCAAAAAGTCATCAACTTCCAAGGCCATTGATATACTGATAAAATGGAGAATCATGTACCTGGTTCCAAAATGTTGGTTGACTGTGGTTGCGTTTATCAAGTCAATCCTTTCAAGAACAAATCGTTGCGAGCAGAACAACCAGGGGAACTTCAGGCGTACAAAGTCTTCGTTCAATTCCTTCACTGAGTCTTCAAATTCCACGGTGAGCGACCTCGTAGCGCCCCTCGTGACGACATTCATCTGCAAATACTTGAACCAACTGCTCTCATCTTGGCATACGAAACTGACAGAAAGCTTTGGCGAATGTAGCTTTGTTTTGAACTCCGAGAAGCGCTGTAGTAAGTTATTGTAGAAGTCTAGACACGTTGCCTTCGTCAAAAAGCTGAGGAGTATCGAATGGTTGTCATCCATAAGGTATATCGATTCCACAGGCCCGAATTTAACAAAACTGTTGAGAAAATTGTGTATGTCGAGATCCCGCAGCATCTCCAAGTTTGTCAAGAGTAAGGACCGAGTCATGTACTCGTCCTTACCCTTCGGCAGAATCTTGAAGTTGATATGGTAAGGCTCGCTGTGGTTAAGCGTTACCGATTTCTTCCGCCGCGGCGGGATCGGCTTGAGCATCGGGGGCTGTGGATAATAGAGAAACGAGGACCGTGCAGACTGCGCGTGGTGCAGCGAGTGGCTGCTATGTCCTGGCGTCGAGGGGTGGAAGTGCGCCTGCGGCCGAAGCGGCGTCGAAAGAAACGGCGAACCCATGAGCATGTGTGATGGTAGCAACGACGCCCCGTACGTCGGGTCAAATGGCGTCTGCGGCACCGGCGGCATGCTTCCCGCGGCGAGACTCATGCCCTCTGCCCCTGGAAAGAACCGTGCCGGCTGCCCCGGCCCTGTCCCCGGCCCCTGCGCCGGCCCTGAGGAGGCCGGCTGCCCCCCTGCCCCGGGCCCTGGCACCGCCTGCCCGAGGGGCCCTAACCGCTGGTAGTTGGTCATATGTGTGTGCGTACTGGCCCGCTCGCCCGCCGCTTGCTCCGGCTTTCTGTCTGCGCCTGTCTTGCGCGCCCCTGCACTCGCGGCCCCGTGCCCCCCTGTATCTAAGTCCGCTGCACCGCGCACCTCGCCTTCTCGTCTCGTCGACACCTCTGGTCTTTGTGAGCTCGTGGAGACTCACTACCAAATCGCAATTCCAAAACCAACGGAATTGCACGTCCAAAAGAAACACTCTAACGAATGTGCCAAACCTGTTCCAACCAACAATAAGCCACTGCCTCCAGCGCAATGGAGACTCTATACTTATATATTTGCTATTCCTTTAGCTATGTCCGTATTGCGTATGTCACTAGTGAAGCAAATAATAAAAACAAAAATAGCTAAATAAATGGTGCCCTTGAAATTGATGCTGTGGTGTCCTAAAAAATTAGACGCCTGAAAATTCGCGGAAGGACGAACACAGGCGGTCCGAGGATTGGCGGGCCAGTAGCTGATAGCACAGCAGTGGCGGAGCGGTGCCTAGGGAGCTGCGTGCGGCGGATTGCGCCGTTTGGCGCGTTGCTGCGGCATCTGGCCTTTAACGTCAGAAACTTGTCACAAAAAAACAGTGGTGGTCACGTGTGTGATTAGATATATGTACATAGAGCTAGCCGCTGTTTTGCCAGCGGAAAAGGTCGCTGATGCTGTCGTCTAGGGCCGCGGCGGGGCGAGCCTGGTTGAGTGCGCTATTCCAAAGACGGCGCGGGCCGCGCTGGTCGCGCGGGGGAATGGTGAGGATGCCGTCGTCCTGATCCGGGGGCGCGGGCTGGCCGAGCTTCGCATGGGGCGCGGAGGCGGGCGGGGGCTGGGTGCTCATGAGGGTGGGGATGGAACTGAGCTTGTTGACATGAGTGAAGGAGCGCGCGGAGGCGAGCTTGGCGCCCTTGTCGTCGAGCAGCAGGTCGTCAGCGGGACGCGGGGACCAGgcgagcagcggcgcgAGGCCGAGCGAGGCGTCGACGACAAAGCCGTAGCcaggctgctgctggaggcCGTCGGACGGGGCGCGGTCGGGCTGAGGTGCGCGGGGGCGTACGTCGCGCCGGTCAGGCGCTGTAAAGAGCGAGTTAAGCTGCGCGGACGACATGCCGCTGTAGTAGTCCTTGAGGAAGTCGCCGTTGCTGGGGACCTTGAAGAGGCTGTCCTTGGAGCTGAGGGGGGGGCCAGCGGTGGCGCTTGGGCCCTGGGCTGCTGCCTGGGGCACCTTGTCCGGCGCGGCGTAGCCGGCCGGGAAGGGCTGGAGCTCGGGTGGCGCTGCGTACTGGTCGACGCCAAAGAAAGAAGGTAGATCTGTGTTGCTGAAGGGCGTCGGCTGGAGAATGGGGTCCAGCTGGAAGGCCTCTGTGATTGCGTTGACGGCTGAGGAATGCAGGCTGCCCTCCGGCTCATGTTTGGCAGCAAGGACGGCCAGGGAGCTGTTCGCGCCTAGATGGCCGTCGAGCACCCGAGGTACGTCTTCGTGCAACGCCGAGATCGGCGCTGGCGGTGTCGGCATGTTGCTGGCCGGGGCTTCGAGCTTCACCTTTTTTtccagcagcggcggcaTAGACGCCGCTGCGTTGTCATCGCCTCTATGGCGTTTGGAGCTCGGCGGCTTTTCCTTCTCGGGAATCGGGCGCGCATGCGCCGGCTCCGGCTTCCGTGGCGCTGTCTGCCCTGGGGTGGGCAAGGACGCCGTTGGGCCCAGATGGGAGTCAATTAGCTTGTTGTAGTAATTGATTTTTTTCTGCAGTAACTTTTCTTGCTTCTCTGGTTTGGTGTTTGGAGGCTGCAGTATGAGGTTAACCGCCATGTCCAGTAGCTTCAAGCTGTGCCATGAAATCGTCCCAGGCATATTTAGTTTTTTATCTGCCTCCAGGTCCTTTAGTAGATCCAGCAACAGGTTTTTGTTGTCTTGGAACAAGGCACCCCCCTTTGTATATTCCAGGGAGCCACGAGCACTGACCAACCCGAAGCGAGTTTTTGTGCGTGTTATATTGAGTGGAAGAGGCAGGTATAAAGAGCTCACCGAGGAGAGCACGTTTAGGAATGTGTTTGTCGCCTGCTGAAGCAGGACGTATGACGAAGACGACCTATCAATCTGGCTTCCGGGGATATTTGTGTCAACTACTGGTTGTGGCTTATCGATGATTGGTTTTGTAGCCACTACAGGTAGGTGAATCATAATCTTCGCAAGGAAATACAATGCCATAAAGATGGCATTATTTAATTTTAGAGCAGTGTCTTTATTCAAATAGTCTCGTTTCAACTGGTTCAGATCCTCCATGTTTATAGTTCCGTTAACATCCAGTTGAAACCTCAAATTATCGGGCAATGCATGGCGCCAATTGTCCAGTGCATTCTCATGCACAAGGGCCACCTGCTTGGTCATGGATTCTGTCATGCCCCTCTTGAATATTGAATCGAGTACGTTGCCCAGGACTTTGGAAAATCTAATTATAGACAGGGAAAAAGGTGACATCTTGCCCTCCAGCGCAATCATCTGGCCTGCCAAATTAACGTGATTGTCATCGTCAGAAGATACCGGAAGAGCGCACTCAATTTCATGGTCCTTCATGAGACGGGGAACGCCAAGTTGCAACGAAGAAAAAACGTCAAGGTAGTACACTCCCCAGAATAGGACGCGCCTCTCTCCTTGCTGGATCTTGCCGACCGTAGATCCATCGCTCCCCAAGACCGCGCTCGGACAACGATGGAGCCGAAGTTGTTGTGTCAGCGACACCACTTTCCCTCTCAGTTCATAAACGTTAGACACGTCACCAACATTTAAGAAGTAGAATAGAAGCAGTGATAAGAGCTGCAATGATTGGATCGACGTAGAGCTCGAAGAAAAGTACGGATTCATTATGACATGCGAGATTGCACGGTCGTAGTATGTCATTAAATTGTTCAATCGATCACCACGCTCATGACGTTCCCGTTTTACCTTGGACATGAGCCCCATTTGACATACTGTCAACAGTAAGCATGCAAAGATTTTGTACGAGATCGACTTGTGTCTTCTATCAAACAAGGTATCACCTGACGTGAAGAATCCCGGAGTGGAGACGTTGTCCTTGAATTTCACCCAGTAACTTTCAAACTCTGATCTATCGAAAATAGGGATCAGACTGTACCAATCATCAAAGAATAGCTGAATGAGCTCTTCAATTTCCTGGAACGTTAGTGGTGTGAGTTCCTGTAGTTCGGGGTGGGCGTCCTTTGTTTGATGGTATTCATTTTCAAGCTTGTAGCCGTTGGGATTTTCTAAATTAAAATCGCCCGAGGATCCTCGTCTGATATCTATTTGCAGACCTTCCAGCAAGAATGTATCGACATTGTCAATCTCCCACAGGTTTTTCGCTTTCAGCTGCTCAAGTATCGAAGAGGTTTTGCGTGGCGTAATTTCCTTCAGCGAAGCGAGCACAGAAGCCGTATAGAGGCATTGCTTGGAAGTGAATCCGTGCATCTGACCGATACGCGCGAGTAGTTGTGGCACAAACAGGATTTCCTCTGTAGTACGCGGTATCGACACCGCCACAAGGGCTGCGAGCTGCGAGCTCTCCTCATGGCTTGCTAGGGAGCTCAGCGCCTTGACTGCAGGGAGCCCCGGAGCCTGGTCTTGCTCAAAGGATATCGATGTCGGATCGTTCAGATTCGTGAATGGATAGGGGGGAACCTGGCCCACAGAAGAGGAAATTGCGACCGGGTTCGCTGGAAGCCCTTTCCGCAAGTCCGTGACGTGGTCTGCCTCCGCAACATGCGAGGGGGACAGCGTCGCGCGCGTGTACGGGTTCGATCGTAGTTGGGTCGGGGACAGATTCTGCTGCACCGGCTGTACCAACGGGAAAGCAGCAGTCTTCTTATTTAACAAGTAGAGGTTCGTGGAACTGACCCGCAGTGCTCCGCCGTCCGAGTTggacagctgctgcaggatcTGCTCGTCCTCCAGTGTCGTGTGGTCCGAGTCCCCCTTCTTGTTCGCGCTTGAGCTGGACGTGGCCGGCGCGCTCGCACAGCCGTACTTCGACACCAGCCGCAACTGCTCCTCCTTCAGATCGCACAACGCAACAAGCCGCCGGTTCTccgcctccagctcgcgcaCCCGCTCCTCCAGCGTCTCCGTGTAGCCGCGCGGAAACGCGCGCCGCGACAGCTTGTCGCTGATCTTGCACTCGAACCCCACCGCTGCACACTGCGAGCACTGCGGCCGCTTCCCATCGCACCGCGTCTTCTTCGACCGGCACCTGTCGCATGCCTGCGCCACCCGGTAGTTCGTCGGCGTCAGACTCGACAGCGGCGTCCCTGTCGTCGactgcggcgccgccgccggcgacgCCCCGCCCGTCGCGCCCTCAGGCCCACCCGGCGACTGCGATACCGATGACGCCCGGCTGCTACCTCCCGCACCCCCCAGGGCCTGCGAACCCAGAGTCCGGATAATCCGCGGGCCGTACCCGTCCTTCTCCTTGCGCGGCCCTGCCATCTTTGCCTTTCGTCCGCCTGCCGCCCACTCCTGGTCTGCTGCCGCTCCCTCTATATGCCCGCTTATCACCACGGGTTCTTCCGTTATACTGCGCTCTACTCGCTGCGCAGTCTGCACGCTGTCGTCGCTTGCCGCTCCTGTCGTCGCTGCTTGCGTATGGGGTGGATGGGCTGTTGTTTTTCTTGCTGGTAGCCGTTAGCTACGAAGAAAAGATTGCTGTGGTCAGCCCAGTCCGTTGTGTGCTCGAAGTGGCGAACTACGCCTCGGCCTGCTACCCGGACACACCGGGTAATGGGGCGCAGCTGGGCGGCCCGGCGGCCCCGACGATTGGCCCGCCCACAAGGCCGGGTAACAGGCGCCCCGCGCGTGTGTCCAGATATAaggccggcggcgcgggccCCGCGGAGCACGCTTCATAGGCCAAGATGTTCGGGTCGTTCTTTGCGGTGGTGAAGCTGTATCTATTGCTGCTGGCGGTGTACTGCTggtcgcggcggcggctaGAACGGCACAACACGCAGGTGTTTGAGCGGCTAGTGGGCGGGGACAGCCAGCACACGTCGCTCACACTGGTGATCGCGCACCCGGATGACGAGGTGATGTTCTTCGCGCCGACGCTGTTGCAGCTGGACGCGCGGCTACCGGCGTGGATGCCTTTCCGGGTGGTGTGTCTGACGGACGGGGGCGCGGAGGGACTGgggcagctgcggcgggcggagctgcagaaggcattgcggctgctggtgctggaGCACGACGTGACGCTGGAAGTGGCGGACTTCACGGACGGGATGAAGGAGGACTGGGACCTTGCGGAGGTGCGGACGCGGCTTGGCGAGCTGGTGACGGACGCGAAGCCGCTGGTGCTGACGTTTGACGAGCGGGGCGTGTCCGGGCACCGCAACCACATCGGAtgcgcgctggcggcggcgcggctAGGGCACAAGACGCTGTTTCTGCGCAGCGAGCGTAACCTGCTGCGCAAGTACTCGTTTTTCGTGCTGGACGTGTTCCGGGTGGTGTTCGggacgccgccgccgacgGTGTTTGTCAGCACGCTGGCGCAGTATCTGCATGCATTGGTGGCGATGGTGGTGGCGCATCGGTCGCAGATGGTGTGGTTCCGCTGGGGCTGGTGGATGGCGAGCCGGTACGTGTATGCGAATGAGTATTGATATGTAGTGAGAAGTGTTAGACAAGTCACCAGAGCGGTGCGCCGGTGAGGTAGAGGCCGTCGCCGGCGTCATCGTCGTCTGCGTCAGTGCgggagctggcgcgcgctgcAATGTGCTCGAGCAGATGGCTACGCGCCTCGCTGTCAAGTGCCCACTGGTCTACGAAgtccgcggcggcgctgttgcggcgcgcgcggacgAGCCGGCCTACGATGTGTGCCTGGCActtgagcagcagcaaaCGGTCGCGGGGCGCAACCGCGGGCTGCTGGTAGAGAGGGCTCATGTAGTCGTTGAGCAGCGCTCGGACGCGCCGCAGCGAGGAGTCGCGACGCACAATGCGATAGGATGCACGTGCGATACTGTAGTCGTATGGAGTAGGCTGGCCGTGTTCAGCGTATCGCGTGCGCATTTTGCTCCATGCTTCGTCGTATAGCGCCGCGCCCTGAGAACCTGTGGGATGGCGGCGGGCAAGCCAGGTGAATATGATTTTCCAGAGTTCGTGCTCATTCGGTAGGTGCGTGAAGCGGTCCAGGAACTGGTATGCGATTGCAAGCCCCTGCGCAAGCTGGTGCTTGAAGGCAAATGCGGTGACGACAGCGCCTACGAGAGCACCGTCTGGAAGAAGAGGCGTAGATGGGAGCCCATGTCCTGGCGCAGCGGGCGCGTAATACCGAGCAGCTTGGGCATGCACAAGATCGAGGCGGTTGTGAAAGGCAAGCGCCAGGATAATGTTTCTGTCGAGGTCTGGTGAACACACTGATTTCCATTGCGGGTCAGACTGCAAGAGAcgcagcagccgcagcagcgttTCTTCGCCGAGCGAATTGTAAGCAGTGACAACCGCCATGTGTGCTGGCGTGAAAAGCTGACCGCCTCGCCCAACGCTGTTTCCAGGATCGCGCCAGAATATGTGCTTTGCGCCTAAGTGGAGCTGCAGTAACGTTATAATCGTTTCTGTGTCGCGGGGCAGCTTAGCGAGCTCTGTGGGGTTCCCCACAAGCTCCGCAAACACAGTGCGGGCAAGACGAAGCTTGGACTCTGCCATGAACCAGCGCGCAAAAGAGTTAGCGTCATGGAGACGGCCAGGGCTCGGGCGGCCGATGGGCGCGTCGGCAAACTGCTCACGGTAGAAGCCGTAAAGCTTCTGCAACAGCGCAGTCGTACCATCCTTTGAAACCAAGTGTTTCAGGTCACTCGACGGAGTATATGTGGGTAATAGTCTGTGGATGAACACAGAAAAGCCTTCCTCCTGAGACAGTAGCTCAGAGAGCGTCGTTTTCTGCGGGTCTGTTTGGAGGGCCGCTAAGAAGAGCTGGAGGAGCGTCCGTGCATCACAGTCTATCAGCACAGCCGGGTTATTTTCGGATACTCGTTTTACTGCGTCTGGAGGCAGCAGCGACAGTTGTTGCTTCTCATGTAATGCTGCCAGCCTTTCTTTCAAAGTTGGCCGCGATTGCGGGACGCTGTGAGCGTATCGTGTCCTTGAAGCGGCCTGCACCTGCTTCAGTTGTCGTATAAGATGGTACCTGCAAAACATCACGGCAAGCAATTTAATACCAGGCGTCTCAACCTGCGGTTTAAGACTCAGCTCTTGAGTGCCCATTCTACGTCGACTCGGTGAAAAATCAACCATCATTATTAACGGTAATATTTCCGTTCATAGCGATGTACAGTTAACTATGATCATTATATTTGAAGATACAGAGAGTACTGATGACCTTACAAGAAGATACCAGTCTCCAATCTATGATGGCGTCGGAACGGGAATTGAACGATCAACTAGAGCGAGTCAGCCTGGTAGAGACTAATAGTTCGAATAGCAAAGTTCATGCTGAACCAGGGTCGGCAGAGAAGACAAGCAAGAAGCCTAAAGCGAATGGGAGACCAAGTGCAGAGGAAATTGAGAAGATACGTGCGCAGCGGAAGGCCAAAAAGGAGGCTGCTGGAAAACAGGGCGGTGAGGATGTTGGATTCATAAAAAGACCGCTTCTGGTATGCAATGGTGATGAGGCCAAAGGGTTTGTGTTCCGCATGATGACATATAACTGCCTCGCACAAGCCCTAATCAGGCGCAAGTTATTTCCGACCAGCGGTAATGCATTGAAGTGGTTCAAACGTAGTAAGGTGCTGCTTTCAGAGCTGCAATACTACAACCCAGACGTTATTTGCCTACAAGAAATCGATCACACTCAGTACAAATCATTCTGGATGGATGCACTGCAACACGCTGGCTATTGCAGCAAGTTCCACAGATCTTTTGGGAAGAATCATGGTATTGCCATTGTATGGCGACGCTCTCTCTTCAATAAGGTGGATGAGACACTGATTGATTTTGACGAGGAGCAATCCGGTGAGATTGAACGCAGGACCACCACCAAAAATGTTGGGCTTATCGTGGCACTAGAGTACACTGATGAAATTAAAAGGCGCTATCCAGGCTCTGCCCAGTCTGGGATAGTGGTTGGTACATCTCACCTTTTCTGGCATCCCTTTGGGACCTATGAACGTGCGCGCCAGTGCTATATAATCCTAAGCCGGATGAAGGTCTTCCTGAAACGCCTGCGGTTATTAGAACGGGGGAGCTGTGGAGCTGCATCCCAATGGCATCCATTTTTCTGCGGGGACTTCAACTCGCAGCCATTCGATGCACCTTACCTTTCAATGTGC contains:
- the NGL2 gene encoding RNA exonuclease (Syntenic homolog of Saccharomyces cerevisiae YMR285C (NGL2) and YML118W (NGL3)) — its product is MTLQEDTSLQSMMASERELNDQLERVSLVETNSSNSKVHAEPGSAEKTSKKPKANGRPSAEEIEKIRAQRKAKKEAAGKQGGEDVGFIKRPLLVCNGDEAKGFVFRMMTYNCLAQALIRRKLFPTSGNALKWFKRSKVLLSELQYYNPDVICLQEIDHTQYKSFWMDALQHAGYCSKFHRSFGKNHGIAIVWRRSLFNKVDETLIDFDEEQSGEIERRTTTKNVGLIVALEYTDEIKRRYPGSAQSGIVVGTSHLFWHPFGTYERARQCYIILSRMKVFLKRLRLLERGSCGAASQWHPFFCGDFNSQPFDAPYLSMCSKPIIYEGRARTVIECSTSYKFSSLRDGCAADEEEGGNIEKFGAGQPETPVPDSFDGTPEQRALVDAMQSLHNALDMRAISLYSLAYRYVHPENAGIDNNRGEPEISNWAHAWRGLLDYIMYVMPWDFSDNTEVDDIGEFQKNTSVIVRSLLRVPPASEMPSHGQPHEGEYPSDHLSLMCELELLM
- the GPI12 gene encoding N-acetylglucosaminylphosphatidylinositol deacetylase (Syntenic homolog of Saccharomyces cerevisiae YMR281W (GPI12)) → MFGSFFAVVKLYLLLLAVYCWSRRRLERHNTQVFERLVGGDSQHTSLTLVIAHPDDEVMFFAPTLLQLDARLPAWMPFRVVCLTDGGAEGLGQLRRAELQKALRLLVLEHDVTLEVADFTDGMKEDWDLAEVRTRLGELVTDAKPLVLTFDERGVSGHRNHIGCALAAARLGHKTLFLRSERNLLRKYSFFVLDVFRVVFGTPPPTVFVSTLAQYLHALVAMVVAHRSQMVWFRWGWWMASRYVYANEY
- the CAT8 gene encoding DNA-binding transcription factor CAT8 (Syntenic homolog of Saccharomyces cerevisiae YMR280C (CAT8)); the protein is MAGPRKEKDGYGPRIIRTLGSQALGGAGGSSRASSVSQSPGGPEGATGGASPAAAPQSTTGTPLSSLTPTNYRVAQACDRCRSKKTRCDGKRPQCSQCAAVGFECKISDKLSRRAFPRGYTETLEERVRELEAENRRLVALCDLKEEQLRLVSKYGCASAPATSSSSANKKGDSDHTTLEDEQILQQLSNSDGGALRVSSTNLYLLNKKTAAFPLVQPVQQNLSPTQLRSNPYTRATLSPSHVAEADHVTDLRKGLPANPVAISSSVGQVPPYPFTNLNDPTSISFEQDQAPGLPAVKALSSLASHEESSQLAALVAVSIPRTTEEILFVPQLLARIGQMHGFTSKQCLYTASVLASLKEITPRKTSSILEQLKAKNLWEIDNVDTFLLEGLQIDIRRGSSGDFNLENPNGYKLENEYHQTKDAHPELQELTPLTFQEIEELIQLFFDDWYSLIPIFDRSEFESYWVKFKDNVSTPGFFTSGDTLFDRRHKSISYKIFACLLLTVCQMGLMSKVKRERHERGDRLNNLMTYYDRAISHVIMNPYFSSSSTSIQSLQLLSLLLFYFLNVGDVSNVYELRGKVVSLTQQLRLHRCPSAVLGSDGSTVGKIQQGERRVLFWGVYYLDVFSSLQLGVPRLMKDHEIECALPVSSDDDNHVNLAGQMIALEGKMSPFSLSIIRFSKVLGNVLDSIFKRGMTESMTKQVALVHENALDNWRHALPDNLRFQLDVNGTINMEDLNQLKRDYLNKDTALKLNNAIFMALYFLAKIMIHLPVVATKPIIDKPQPVVDTNIPGSQIDRSSSSYVLLQQATNTFLNVLSSVSSLYLPLPLNITRTKTRFGLVSARGSLEYTKGGALFQDNKNLLLDLLKDLEADKKLNMPGTISWHSLKLLDMAVNLILQPPNTKPEKQEKLLQKKINYYNKLIDSHLGPTASLPTPGQTAPRKPEPAHARPIPEKEKPPSSKRHRGDDNAAASMPPLLEKKVKLEAPASNMPTPPAPISALHEDVPRVLDGHLGANSSLAVLAAKHEPEGSLHSSAVNAITEAFQLDPILQPTPFSNTDLPSFFGVDQYAAPPELQPFPAGYAAPDKVPQAAAQGPSATAGPPLSSKDSLFKVPSNGDFLKDYYSGMSSAQLNSLFTAPDRRDVRPRAPQPDRAPSDGLQQQPGYGFVVDASLGLAPLLAWSPRPADDLLLDDKGAKLASARSFTHVNKLSSIPTLMSTQPPPASAPHAKLGQPAPPDQDDGILTIPPRDQRGPRRLWNSALNQARPAAALDDSISDLFRWQNSG
- a CDS encoding ABL119Cp (Syntenic homolog of Saccharomyces cerevisiae YMR282C (AEP2)), with the protein product MMVDFSPSRRRMGTQELSLKPQVETPGIKLLAVMFCRYHLIRQLKQVQAASRTRYAHSVPQSRPTLKERLAALHEKQQLSLLPPDAVKRVSENNPAVLIDCDARTLLQLFLAALQTDPQKTTLSELLSQEEGFSVFIHRLLPTYTPSSDLKHLVSKDGTTALLQKLYGFYREQFADAPIGRPSPGRLHDANSFARWFMAESKLRLARTVFAELVGNPTELAKLPRDTETIITLLQLHLGAKHIFWRDPGNSVGRGGQLFTPAHMAVVTAYNSLGEETLLRLLRLLQSDPQWKSVCSPDLDRNIILALAFHNRLDLVHAQAARYYAPAAPGHGLPSTPLLPDGALVGAVVTAFAFKHQLAQGLAIAYQFLDRFTHLPNEHELWKIIFTWLARRHPTGSQGAALYDEAWSKMRTRYAEHGQPTPYDYSIARASYRIVRRDSSLRRVRALLNDYMSPLYQQPAVAPRDRLLLLKCQAHIVGRLVRARRNSAAADFVDQWALDSEARSHLLEHIAARASSRTDADDDDAGDGLYLTGAPLW
- the NAB6 gene encoding Nab6p (Syntenic homolog of Saccharomyces cerevisiae YML117W (NAB6)) gives rise to the protein MTNYQRLGPLGQAVPGPGAGGQPASSGPAQGPGTGPGQPARFFPGAEGMSLAAGSMPPVPQTPFDPTYGASLLPSHMLMGSPFLSTPLRPQAHFHPSTPGHSSHSLHHAQSARSSFLYYPQPPMLKPIPPRRKKSVTLNHSEPYHINFKILPKGKDEYMTRSLLLTNLEMLRDLDIHNFLNSFVKFGPVESIYLMDDNHSILLSFLTKATCLDFYNNLLQRFSEFKTKLHSPKLSVSFVCQDESSWFKYLQMNVVTRGATRSLTVEFEDSVKELNEDFVRLKFPWLFCSQRFVLERIDLINATTVNQHFGTRYMILHFISISMALEVDDFLQQPSQKRQLNISRIQFVNVNGHHSKLSDEEAVAAANGLQQDSRTSSVSSISLSISNTADLAALFHSLDLSLDTLSLQVVPSEYPTPLIEQHSEHLTSITISRPSKTLGPSASLIEMDSNATNAGNHHGVSSSLSGVLFMNDPSSSGSTPMIVPSELNLNTPVMGGPMQGQLMPGPPQPMSLHNPSDGNGGSPSYFMDPMVGAPIGQTLQRQYLAGASQANGINNRTVYIGNIHPRSKPEDICNVVRGGILQTIKWISSKRICFVTFIETAAAVQFYANASLEPIVLHGNILRVGWGQPSGELPKNIALAVTIGASRNVYVSLPEYSFKEKYINNPEFKLYHGKYKLPTEEQLRQDFTKYGQVEQINYLEDGHCCWVNFMNIAHAIRLVEDSNSPIEKNLEKFHAQFDGRYKNLIIGYGKDRCGNVNKNLAANKNSRFYKKIKKQSYSMKQGKQPRKEDGIVNSDDLTKNNEVLPGVQMNSSKNGGVGESQSLVGDQELAEGLGISLTSAQISPDTGHTHHYSDGVEEGDECDDDDAGYSTSGSSDIDIIVAPPDEFKRRESGTSSGKHKKKSKSTRRNQHSNAASSASYNQQYSLGSLDHTSSAGSLDAPPPLAPSSMQQHLADRRPRHTPGRSTDSSASQYNSQTPTNANYKSRRRRQAKFSKPIAGQDVMSQYLEQLHHSTFLYATNILGATTVQEPLGGYYDSNGNEQH